In Nitrospirota bacterium, the genomic stretch TAGAGGTGGTTTGGAAGATGAAGACCATAAAAATAGTTCCGGAACAGCCTTGACTCAATACCTGAGACATCCGGCACACTGATAATAAGCTGTCCCTGCGGCCTGAGCCAGCGGGCAGCCTTCTCCAGGATCCTCCGCGGAGAAGGAGCATGCTCAAGAAACATCCTCATGATAATTACATCGAAGGAGGCCTGAGCAGGGTCAAACTCATCAATATCAGCATTGATCAGCGGAAGGCCGAAGACCTTTCTGCCGGTCGATACAGCCTCTTCGCTCATGTCGGTTCCCTGAACCTCCCAGCCGAGCTGCTTCATTTCGTGGAGGAATTTGCCGTATGAACATCCTATCTCCAATAACCTTCCCCTTTGCTGGTAGTGTGGTATTCCTTCAATATCAAATTTGATTTTCCTTGAGAGATAGACCGGATAGAGCAGGCATTGGATGAGACGACTCCTGTTTTTTTCCGGGAAATATCCACGGAAATACTGCAGAAGAATTCTATAGATGCCTTTCACGGTTTTTATCGGGACAAAAGCGGCGTTGCTTAAGACATAATAATGGGTTGTCTCAGGATAATATGACCTGATTTCATGCTTGTCCGGACGCGGATTGGTATAGATCAGACCACATGCCCTGCATTGAACAACGGAAAATTCCCCCTCTTTCTTGTTTATGTAATCTTTTGAACGTACATAGGGCCGACAGTCCAAGCGGCCGCACAGATCACATGAAACCGTCTCCATGGGGCAATTACCGGTTATCCCGATGGCTTAGCCATCGCGGTGCTGACTGCGCTGCAGCTCAAGGAGTTTGGCATATTTCAGGAAGGACCCCCCTGCTCTGGTAATCGCAATGATAAACCCGTCAAGGCCGTTGAGAAACCCCAGCTTTAGGATATAGACCTGCATGAACATTGTGGCCCCATGCAGGAAGGGAGTAACCGCATTAACGCGTTTGCCTGCATCAAAGAGTTCCTTTGCCATGTCCGTAGATCTTCCCTCCATGATCCTCAGCATGTCAGAGTAGGAGAAAAAGCTGAAATGTTCTATCGGTGCATGAGTCCTGGTCAACGTGCCGTTTGTGGCCCATATGCCGTGGGTTATGGATTTATAACGCCCCTTGCTCTTCTTGACGAGACGTATTATTCTGTCTGGC encodes the following:
- a CDS encoding class I SAM-dependent methyltransferase, coding for MDCRPYVRSKDYINKKEGEFSVVQCRACGLIYTNPRPDKHEIRSYYPETTHYYVLSNAAFVPIKTVKGIYRILLQYFRGYFPEKNRSRLIQCLLYPVYLSRKIKFDIEGIPHYQQRGRLLEIGCSYGKFLHEMKQLGWEVQGTDMSEEAVSTGRKVFGLPLINADIDEFDPAQASFDVIIMRMFLEHAPSPRRILEKAARWLRPQGQLIISVPDVSGIESRLFRNYFYGLHLPNHLYHFTPETLGAYLKSSGFRTVKTVHHTTDADFYGSLKNASEGGSSMRLLSFMQSGVIKIFIRLMLKFIARFWRTGRMTVFAVRD
- a CDS encoding glycosyltransferase family 2 protein, yielding MSPEKTPLSVAIITKNEERNLPDCLRSVSFADEIIVVDSGSTDKTVAIARDFGCRVFVEDWKGDGPQKNSAIDKCRHEWVLIVDADERIPEETKAEIKRLLDNDQGADAYSFPRKNYFHGRWIRHCGWWPDRIIRLVKKSKGRYKSITHGIWATNGTLTRTHAPIEHFSFFSYSDMLRIMEGRSTDMAKELFDAGKRVNAVTPFLHGATMFMQVYILKLGFLNGLDGFIIAITRAGGSFLKYAKLLELQRSQHRDG